In Topomyia yanbarensis strain Yona2022 chromosome 2, ASM3024719v1, whole genome shotgun sequence, one DNA window encodes the following:
- the LOC131684619 gene encoding probable basic-leucine zipper transcription factor Q gives MKWIIVLTVLVSLLTLQATAASEKKPEKRPTKKASSAKPTKTPKSIVEEFTGLPPDDIDFIKELDRQFNEHGNKIRIKIQRDNSTGIKSVKRTIDGDLGYGHYSNQPEGGYHFSKPKFMLYPYAHHNSPVKATHTSEETVTELEITPSHSYELKPIEEVYQIYPTNYHQEQQYYQHQQQQQQHQDSPVIVLKIPGPAKYAQHLQALLQQYLEIRAAQLYKELQEQEFQHQQHAIELHQQKLIQQQQQYYHPQQPQHQNQHQTQHVQTTKYSQPDPYQQSQEEYVPVYKPSPFVPVHGHYYESPKHRPTQPSYRKPVVIPTHIAYHSSPEPDNQAYQYETYHQHQESPQHQAHIQYQYIHQEQQPPSAPEEHHQQYVYQKPLLNFVTPIPDQEEPSEHYQPPPKYQNFAQYHAHHQPAHQEGEEYLPEPKLVENYPSDKHTRVVYKSQSLKTHLQQASHEQQEYAIHHHQQEQPEDHGQQQYLYQTIYSDQALEDKSFHEPVTPEAINDLHSHASSPAPDIEPRYNEEAVVAITQKPKRLYNYHAGPSRSHRMHATRSASNKSDTSGSNVSNSDTSNEPSSKTSTATKASNKRDAPYTEEQFKKINKMVHRIKKKSQSVSTTARSVASTKKSQ, from the exons CTTACGGTGCTAGTGTCACTGTTGACACTACAAGCTACCGCCGCTAGCGAGAAGAAGCCCGAGAAACGACCTACCAAGAAAGCAAGCTCGGCAAAACCTACTAAAACACCAAAATCCATCGTCGAAGAGTTCACCGGCCTACCGCCGGATGATATCGACTTCATCAAGGAGCTGGATCGACAGTTCAACGAGCATGGCAACAAGATACGCATCAAGATCCAGCGAGACAACAGTACCGGTATTAAGAGCGTTAAGCGTACTATAGACGGTGATCTGGG TTATGGGCACTACAGCAACCAGCCCGAAGGAGGGTATCATTTTTCCAAGCCGAAATTTATGTTATACCCTTACGCCCATCACAACAGTCCAGTGAAAGCAACGCACACTAGCGAAGAAACAGTCACCGAACTTGAAATAACGCCGTCACACAGCTACGAACTGAAACCAATTGAGGAAGTTTATCAAATCTATCCAACGAATTATCATCAAGAACAACAGTACTATCAGcatcagcagcaacaacaacagcatcAGGATAGTCCCGTTATTGTTCTGAAGATCCCTGGACCCGCCAAATATGCTCAGCATTTGCAGGCACTGCTTCAGCAATACCTAGAGATACGAGCAGCCCAATTATATAAGGAGCTTCAAGAGCAAGAATTCCAACACCAACAACACGCTATCGAACTGCATCAGCAAAAATTAattcagcagcagcaacaatatTACCATCCTCAACAACCGCAGCATCAAAATCAACACCAGACGCAGCACGTGCAGACAACAAAATATAGTCAACCGGACCCATATCAGCAATCGCAGGAAGAATATGTACCAGTATACAAACCCAGTccgtttgttccagtacatggtCACTATTACGAATCGCCTAAACACCGACCAACACAACCATCCTACCGTAAACCAGTAGTCATTCCAACACACATCGCTTACCACAGCTCTCCTGAACCAGACAACCAAGCTTATCAATACGAAACCTACCACCAGCATCAAGAATCTCCGCAGCACCAAGCACATATTCAATACCAGTACATACACCAAGAGCAACAACCTCCCAGTGCTCCGGAAGAACATCATCAACAATACGTGTATCAAAAACCTCTACTCAATTTTGTCACTCCCATCCCGGACCAGGAAGAACCCTCAGAGCACTACCAACCTCCTCCCAAATATCAAAACTTTGCCCAGTACCACGCTCATCATCAACCTGCTCATCAGGAGGGCGAAGAATACCTCCCGGAACCGAAACTGGTCGAAAACTACCCCAGCGATAAACACACGCGAGTCGTCTACAAATCCCAATCCCTCAAAACCCACCTTCAGCAAGCATCCCACGAGCAGCAAGAGTACGCAATTCACCACCACCAGCAAGAACAACCGGAGGACCACGGACAACAGCAGTACCTCTACCAAACGATCTATTCCGACCAAGCCCTGGAAGATAAATCATTCCACGAACCGGTAACACCCGAAGCAATCAACGATTTGCACAGTCATGCTTCCTCGCCTGCACCGGACATCGAACCCCGATACAACGAGGAAGCCGTCGTAGCGATCACGCAGAAACCCAAACGGCTTTACAATTACCATGCAGGCCCTTCGCGATCCCACCGGATGCATGCGACCAGATCTGCCAGCAACAAAAGTGACACCAGCGGCAGCAATGTTAGCAACAGTGACACTAGCAACGAACCCAGTTCAAAAACAAGCACAGCAACGAAGGCTTCCAACAAACGGGATGCCCCCTACACTGAGGAACAGTTCAAAAAGATCAACAAAATGGTGCATCGGATCAAGAAAAAAAGTCAAAGCGTATCGACGACCGCCCGAAGTGTGGCGAGTACAAAAAAGAGTCAGTGA